In Candidatus Korarchaeota archaeon NZ13-K, a single genomic region encodes these proteins:
- a CDS encoding histone, with amino-acid sequence MPRARYLPLAPIGRIIRDAGAERVSDAAVETLERYMEKFALEVGRQAVSLAKHANRKTVSGEDIDLAVRTVWKA; translated from the coding sequence ATGCCTAGGGCTAGGTATCTACCCCTCGCTCCCATTGGGAGGATAATAAGAGATGCCGGAGCGGAGAGAGTGAGCGATGCTGCTGTGGAGACATTAGAGCGATATATGGAGAAGTTCGCCCTTGAAGTAGGTAGGCAGGCCGTTAGTCTAGCCAAGCACGCCAACAGGAAGACCGTGTCCGGTGAAGACATAGATCTCGCTGTTAGAACTGTTTGGAAGGCTTGA
- a CDS encoding CoA-binding protein produces MTLKGFFEPSSIAVVGASRTPGKIGYEILRVLVENRRSGVYKGDLYAVNPRSDEMILGVPTYRSVLEIPESPELAVVVTPAPQTPQVVEECGEKGIRNVVVISGGFAEVGGEGILLQRRLGEVRRKYGIRIVGPNCVGIVSPSTGVDTLFLPVEKEFQDRMYVSSPRPKPGSVALSTQSGAFGVACLDYMYGEDIGLSKFISYGNKIDVDEVDVINYLKDDPQTSVILIYAESIDRGREFLEIAREVTKRKPIVVLKAGRTSSGAKAASSHTAAIAGSDSVYDAAFKQAGVIRVWDMEELFDVAKALSMQPPAEGESIAILTDGGGVGVMAADESEASGLKLAEFSPKTLEKLRELQRDGVIPPIASLTNPVDLTGSATDDSFVGALESILQDPNVFGVIVLALHHVPGVTSQLPKRIAEVSRGYGKPIIAMDVGTSQYAVEFRRSFEREGIPAYPEPERAVKAMRALVHYGMVRRASRG; encoded by the coding sequence CTGACGCTGAAGGGCTTCTTCGAACCGAGTTCGATAGCGGTTGTGGGCGCATCTAGAACCCCTGGGAAGATAGGTTATGAGATCCTGAGGGTCCTAGTTGAGAATAGGAGGAGTGGTGTTTACAAGGGAGACCTCTACGCCGTGAATCCAAGATCGGATGAGATGATCCTCGGCGTACCCACCTATAGAAGCGTCCTAGAGATACCTGAATCCCCGGAGCTGGCCGTTGTGGTCACCCCCGCGCCTCAGACACCGCAGGTTGTGGAGGAATGCGGTGAGAAGGGGATTCGCAACGTAGTTGTGATAAGCGGAGGATTCGCTGAGGTGGGAGGGGAGGGGATCCTCCTCCAGAGGAGGCTAGGTGAGGTGAGGAGGAAGTACGGTATCAGGATAGTGGGTCCCAATTGCGTTGGGATAGTATCCCCCTCAACGGGCGTGGACACACTGTTTCTGCCCGTGGAGAAGGAGTTTCAGGACAGGATGTACGTGTCCTCACCCAGGCCCAAGCCGGGTAGCGTCGCCCTCAGCACGCAGTCCGGGGCATTCGGCGTCGCTTGCCTCGACTACATGTACGGCGAGGACATAGGGCTGTCGAAGTTCATAAGCTACGGTAATAAGATAGACGTGGATGAGGTCGACGTCATCAACTACCTCAAGGATGATCCGCAGACGAGCGTCATCCTCATCTACGCGGAGTCAATAGACAGAGGGAGAGAGTTCCTCGAGATCGCCAGGGAGGTCACAAAGAGGAAGCCCATAGTTGTGCTGAAAGCTGGAAGGACCAGCTCCGGTGCCAAGGCAGCCAGCTCGCATACAGCCGCGATCGCTGGGAGCGATTCCGTTTACGATGCGGCCTTCAAGCAGGCGGGTGTCATAAGGGTCTGGGACATGGAGGAGCTCTTCGATGTGGCCAAGGCTCTTTCCATGCAACCGCCGGCCGAGGGTGAAAGCATCGCGATACTGACGGACGGGGGTGGCGTCGGGGTGATGGCGGCCGATGAGTCGGAGGCCTCCGGACTGAAGCTGGCGGAGTTCTCTCCTAAAACTCTGGAGAAGCTCAGGGAACTACAGAGGGATGGCGTGATACCACCAATCGCCTCCCTGACGAATCCCGTGGACCTCACCGGAAGCGCGACCGATGACTCCTTCGTGGGCGCGCTGGAATCCATCCTTCAGGATCCGAACGTCTTCGGGGTCATAGTGCTGGCCCTTCATCACGTTCCGGGCGTGACTTCGCAGCTCCCTAAGAGGATAGCGGAGGTCTCGAGGGGATATGGGAAGCCCATAATAGCGATGGATGTGGGAACCTCTCAGTACGCCGTGGAGTTCAGGAGATCGTTTGAGAGGGAGGGGATACCAGCCTACCCGGAGCCCGAGAGGGCTGTGAAGGCTATGAGGGCTCTTGTTCACTATGGGATGGTGAGAAGAGCTTCGAGAGGCTGA